A genomic stretch from Hydrogenispora ethanolica includes:
- a CDS encoding two-component system sensor histidine kinase NtrB, producing the protein MAHSLTRDIQKMQQKTLLLSVTCVILIISCLLWNQTVRARREQIGTLAGLVRVSLQKHQALLLAGDMAGFKRLAGPELAAIMDCYPRGFTAGFYSRECDRIILRKSNVRDIDVDRYIPTVPGRRSWPRLEPRYSFQWSAISRQWILQCFYPVVLRGVVVGHVFANITFWELIYLWLPIIGGLLVAFAICGYLSAGNITWLARKIQRNLDKLLLAGRQEPAAVLDYEELESIFRLNQKTYQNLYNTERHKLQMLENCPWGYSVIDSSGVYVDFNQTGAQMLGARPDDFIGRRVTAFGVKNPPLLEALLEKKKVVREMVFPIPESKPKILFAYCFPINLESGEEGAMSWFVDMTEQRLLEMHVRHIERLSAIGEMVSTFVHDVRNMLAAMKCLAQYGYLMPASQDPKPQFHRIDDLIGNVSDYLNRMLRFSRAGNEVSTTCSVKEMFDNAKVILGGKLETVTIVEALTEPEPLVTINQLDFQYVLLNLLTNALEAMTGPGEIRFSAAYTDGGMVRIELADNGRGIPAKDIPKIWNMFFTTKEKGTGIGLAVAKKVIEQFRGEISVSSVVDEGTTFTILLPAAK; encoded by the coding sequence ATGGCTCATTCGCTAACGCGAGACATCCAGAAAATGCAACAAAAGACGCTATTGCTCAGCGTCACCTGTGTCATCCTGATCATCAGCTGCCTGCTGTGGAATCAGACCGTCCGGGCCCGCCGGGAGCAGATCGGCACTCTGGCCGGTCTGGTCCGGGTGAGCCTGCAGAAACACCAGGCTTTGCTCCTGGCCGGGGACATGGCCGGATTCAAGCGATTGGCCGGCCCCGAATTGGCGGCGATCATGGACTGCTATCCCCGGGGTTTTACCGCCGGCTTCTACTCGCGGGAGTGCGACCGGATCATTTTGCGCAAATCCAATGTGCGCGACATCGATGTCGATCGCTATATTCCAACGGTGCCGGGACGACGTTCCTGGCCGAGGCTGGAGCCTCGTTATTCTTTCCAGTGGTCGGCCATTTCGCGCCAGTGGATCCTGCAGTGCTTTTACCCGGTGGTGCTCCGGGGCGTGGTGGTGGGCCATGTCTTCGCCAATATTACCTTTTGGGAATTGATCTACCTCTGGCTGCCGATCATCGGCGGCTTGCTCGTCGCCTTCGCCATCTGCGGCTATCTGTCGGCCGGCAACATCACCTGGCTGGCGCGGAAGATTCAACGCAACCTGGATAAGCTGCTGTTGGCGGGCAGGCAGGAGCCGGCGGCGGTTTTGGACTATGAGGAGCTGGAATCGATCTTCCGGCTGAATCAGAAGACCTATCAGAACCTCTACAATACCGAGCGGCACAAACTGCAGATGTTGGAGAATTGCCCCTGGGGCTATTCCGTCATCGACAGCTCCGGGGTTTACGTCGATTTCAACCAGACCGGGGCCCAGATGCTCGGCGCGCGGCCGGACGACTTCATCGGCAGAAGGGTGACTGCGTTCGGGGTGAAGAACCCGCCCTTGCTTGAGGCACTGCTTGAGAAGAAAAAGGTCGTCCGGGAGATGGTCTTTCCGATCCCGGAGTCCAAGCCGAAGATCCTGTTCGCCTATTGTTTCCCCATCAATTTGGAGTCCGGGGAAGAAGGGGCGATGTCCTGGTTCGTCGACATGACCGAACAGCGGCTGCTGGAGATGCATGTGCGCCACATCGAGCGGCTGTCGGCCATCGGCGAGATGGTCTCCACCTTTGTCCACGATGTCCGCAACATGCTGGCCGCCATGAAATGCCTGGCGCAGTACGGTTATCTGATGCCCGCCAGCCAGGATCCCAAGCCGCAATTTCACCGCATCGACGACTTGATCGGCAATGTCAGCGACTATCTCAACCGGATGCTCCGTTTCAGCCGGGCCGGGAACGAGGTTTCCACCACCTGTTCGGTGAAGGAGATGTTCGACAACGCCAAGGTGATCCTGGGCGGCAAGCTGGAAACGGTGACCATCGTCGAGGCGCTCACCGAGCCCGAACCATTGGTGACCATCAACCAGCTGGACTTTCAGTATGTACTGCTGAACCTGCTGACCAACGCCCTGGAGGCAATGACCGGGCCGGGAGAGATCCGGTTCAGCGCCGCTTATACCGACGGCGGCATGGTCCGGATCGAACTGGCCGACAATGGCCGCGGCATCCCCGCAAAGGATATTCCGAAGATCTGGAATATGTTCTTTACCACCAAGGAGAAGGGGACCGGAATCGGGCTGGCGGTGGCCAAAAAAGTGATTGAGCAGTTCCGGGGGGAGATCAGCGTCAGCAGCGTCGTCGATGAGGGGACCACCTTTACCATCCTGCTGCCGGCGGCCAAATAA
- a CDS encoding amidohydrolase family protein: MIIDGHAHISETDYGGAEQYLVQLAASGIDQGVVVPGGMLDVRKMTDYVTGRAKPEHPEPNNRYLQACWQSHPSKLRGLICINPHDPDGPAKLEEGFRQGFRGLKLSPLSHEFSFASKAVADLAACCGEHGLPLYTHVVYSPGASTARLVALARQFPGTRFILGHMGFGPADQEGLEAAASLDNFYLETSTANFLHLQAAVARVGASKLVFGSEFPLSHPAVELQKILLLKLAGAEQDRILGGNIRELLRLSGEA, translated from the coding sequence ATGATAATCGACGGTCATGCGCATATTTCGGAAACCGACTACGGCGGCGCCGAACAATATCTGGTCCAATTGGCGGCCAGCGGGATCGATCAGGGAGTGGTGGTGCCCGGCGGAATGCTGGATGTCCGCAAGATGACGGACTACGTAACGGGAAGGGCCAAACCGGAACATCCGGAACCGAACAACCGCTATCTGCAGGCTTGTTGGCAAAGCCATCCCTCGAAACTGCGGGGCTTGATCTGCATCAATCCCCACGATCCCGACGGGCCGGCCAAGTTGGAAGAGGGGTTTCGCCAGGGCTTTCGCGGCCTTAAGCTATCGCCGCTCTCCCATGAATTCTCCTTCGCCAGCAAAGCCGTAGCCGATCTGGCGGCCTGTTGCGGGGAGCATGGCCTGCCTTTGTATACGCACGTGGTCTATAGTCCGGGGGCTTCCACCGCCCGCTTGGTCGCCTTGGCCCGCCAGTTTCCCGGGACCCGTTTCATTCTGGGGCATATGGGATTCGGTCCGGCCGATCAAGAAGGCCTGGAGGCAGCGGCCAGCCTGGACAATTTTTATCTGGAGACTTCCACCGCCAACTTCCTGCATCTTCAAGCGGCGGTGGCCCGGGTGGGAGCGAGTAAACTGGTCTTTGGATCGGAGTTTCCCTTATCCCATCCCGCGGTCGAGCTGCAGAAGATTTTGCTGTTGAAGCTGGCCGGGGCGGAACAGGATCGCATCCTGGGCGGCAATATCCGGGAACTGCTCCGGCTGTCCGGGGAGGCTTGA
- a CDS encoding 2-amino-3,7-dideoxy-D-threo-hept-6-ulosonate synthase: protein MAGKDLRLKRLFRHSDRLFILPLDHGITIGPVPGLTDIRRTVQAAIDGGIDAVVVHKGLVERIDDLLSPAGCEMILHLSASTALAPDPNRKEQVTSVERALELGATAISIHVNLGSAFEAEMLKDFGTVSEQCSRWGIPLLAMMYVRDGAKDSEYDPAKIKHAARVAEELGADLVKVNYTGDPESFAEVVAAVAVPVIIAGGPKLNSPAELLEMVADAVAAGAQGVAIGRNIFQDDHPAQLAATVRQILDQKNSKGKTGPVHRR, encoded by the coding sequence ATGGCGGGAAAGGACCTTAGGCTCAAACGTTTATTCCGGCATTCGGACCGATTGTTCATCCTGCCGTTGGATCACGGCATCACCATCGGGCCCGTACCGGGGCTGACGGATATCCGCCGCACCGTTCAGGCGGCAATCGATGGCGGCATCGATGCCGTGGTGGTCCATAAAGGCTTGGTGGAGCGGATCGACGATCTATTGAGTCCGGCCGGTTGTGAAATGATTTTGCATCTTTCGGCCTCAACCGCGCTGGCCCCCGATCCCAACCGCAAGGAACAGGTGACTTCGGTGGAACGCGCGCTGGAGCTGGGGGCGACTGCAATCTCAATCCATGTCAATCTGGGTTCGGCTTTTGAGGCCGAAATGCTCAAGGATTTTGGAACGGTCTCCGAACAATGCAGCCGCTGGGGCATTCCGCTGCTGGCCATGATGTACGTGCGGGATGGCGCCAAGGACAGCGAGTATGACCCCGCCAAGATCAAACACGCCGCCCGGGTCGCCGAAGAGCTGGGAGCGGACCTCGTCAAAGTGAATTATACCGGGGATCCGGAATCCTTTGCGGAGGTCGTGGCGGCGGTGGCGGTGCCGGTGATCATTGCCGGAGGGCCCAAGCTGAATTCCCCGGCGGAACTTTTGGAGATGGTGGCCGATGCGGTAGCGGCCGGCGCGCAAGGAGTGGCGATCGGCAGGAATATCTTTCAGGATGACCACCCGGCGCAATTGGCCGCTACTGTCCGTCAAATACTGGACCAGAAGAATTCCAAGGGAAAAACTGGCCCGGTTCACCGGCGATAA
- a CDS encoding Gfo/Idh/MocA family protein, protein MIEGKETLSGGAVLRYGMVGGGAGSFIGEVHRKAVAFDNTARLVAGCFSRNFQNTLATGASLGVAGERLYRDYEEMAAGEAARRDGIDFVVIVTPNHAHYGAAKAFLTRGVHVVCDKPLTFTVAEAEELGQLARERNLLFGVTYTYSGYPLVKQAREMIRRGDIGAIRVVMGEYPQDWLATPAEAAGNKQAAWRTDPRYAGISNCVGDIGSHIEHTVSYITGLRIQSLCANLQSFGPDRALDDNGEVLVRYAGGASGVYWCSQIAVGHDNGLKVRIFGTKGSIEWEQENPNYLKVALLGQPVQILSRGCGYLYPPAARLARIPSGHPEGYYEAFANLYAAFGAALTKHRAGLALTEDDLDFPTAAAGIDGVKFINCCVESSQRGSVWVELDS, encoded by the coding sequence ATGATTGAAGGGAAAGAGACGCTGTCCGGCGGGGCGGTTTTGCGGTACGGCATGGTCGGCGGCGGAGCGGGTTCGTTCATCGGGGAGGTGCATCGCAAAGCGGTGGCCTTCGACAACACGGCCCGGCTGGTGGCGGGCTGCTTTTCGCGGAATTTCCAGAATACCCTGGCCACCGGCGCGAGCCTGGGAGTGGCCGGCGAGCGGCTTTACCGGGATTACGAGGAGATGGCCGCCGGCGAAGCGGCCCGCCGGGACGGCATCGATTTCGTGGTGATCGTCACCCCCAACCACGCCCATTACGGCGCGGCCAAGGCCTTCTTGACCCGGGGCGTCCACGTGGTCTGCGACAAGCCGCTGACCTTCACCGTGGCCGAGGCGGAAGAGTTGGGGCAGCTGGCGCGGGAGCGGAACCTGCTGTTTGGCGTGACCTACACCTATTCGGGCTATCCCCTGGTCAAACAGGCCCGGGAGATGATCCGGCGCGGCGATATCGGCGCGATCCGGGTGGTGATGGGCGAGTATCCCCAGGATTGGCTGGCCACCCCGGCCGAGGCCGCCGGGAACAAGCAAGCGGCCTGGCGGACCGATCCCCGCTACGCCGGGATCTCCAATTGCGTCGGCGATATCGGCAGCCATATCGAGCATACGGTCTCCTACATCACCGGGCTGCGGATTCAGTCGCTCTGCGCCAACCTGCAATCGTTTGGCCCGGACCGGGCGCTGGACGACAACGGCGAAGTGCTGGTCCGTTACGCCGGGGGCGCCAGCGGGGTCTATTGGTGCTCCCAGATCGCGGTCGGCCACGATAACGGCTTGAAGGTCAGGATCTTCGGCACCAAGGGCTCCATCGAATGGGAGCAGGAGAACCCCAACTACCTGAAAGTGGCGCTCCTCGGCCAGCCGGTGCAGATCCTGTCGCGGGGCTGCGGCTATCTGTACCCGCCGGCGGCCCGGTTGGCGCGGATCCCCTCGGGCCATCCCGAAGGGTACTATGAGGCTTTCGCCAATCTCTACGCGGCCTTTGGCGCGGCCTTGACCAAACACCGGGCCGGCCTGGCCCTGACCGAGGACGACCTGGATTTCCCGACGGCGGCGGCGGGGATCGACGGGGTCAAATTCATCAACTGCTGCGTCGAGAGCAGCCAGCGCGGTTCGGTCTGGGTCGAGCTCGATAGTTAA
- a CDS encoding 3-dehydroquinate synthase II: MDSKPREIWFDGRSIPLERHDLWSLVNQSALEKIVVTPEQRRSGHFPQKTCFVTEIRAAADLADLNRGDLVFSESPELLDRAGSQGFVPCIFLAVQQKESLEQACRLAAQYRYAVVDFDLPTNIPLELFIARLEASGTALLRRTTGAAETEVAFGVLEKGSDGVLFAGEDLAEIKRVAELLREEASPVLELKPLRVTAVRHAGMGWRSCVDTTGLMTQEEGMLVGSTSAGGILVCSETHYLPYMNLRPFRVNAGAVHSYIWMPRNTAGYLSEQEAGSQVLCVDWRGATRVLTVGRVKTEIRPLLLIKGEIEGTELNVIVQDDWHIRLMGADGKPRNATLIRPGDSLLGHLCQPGRHVGIGVGETIIER, from the coding sequence ATGGATTCGAAACCGCGCGAAATTTGGTTTGACGGCCGCAGCATCCCGCTTGAGCGCCACGATCTCTGGAGCCTGGTGAATCAATCGGCGCTCGAAAAAATCGTGGTAACCCCGGAGCAGCGCCGCAGCGGCCATTTCCCCCAAAAAACCTGCTTTGTCACTGAGATTCGCGCCGCAGCGGATTTAGCGGATTTGAACCGGGGCGATCTGGTATTCTCCGAATCCCCGGAGTTGCTGGACCGGGCCGGGAGCCAAGGATTCGTCCCTTGTATTTTTTTGGCGGTGCAACAGAAAGAATCGTTGGAGCAAGCGTGCCGGCTGGCCGCCCAATACCGGTACGCGGTGGTCGATTTCGATCTGCCCACGAATATCCCCTTGGAACTCTTTATCGCCCGGTTGGAAGCGAGCGGCACCGCGTTGCTACGGCGGACCACCGGCGCGGCGGAGACCGAAGTCGCTTTCGGCGTACTGGAGAAGGGGAGCGACGGAGTGCTTTTCGCCGGGGAGGATCTGGCCGAGATCAAGCGAGTGGCGGAATTGCTCCGGGAAGAGGCGTCGCCGGTCTTGGAACTGAAGCCGCTGCGGGTTACGGCGGTTCGTCATGCCGGCATGGGCTGGCGCTCCTGCGTGGATACTACCGGATTGATGACTCAGGAAGAAGGGATGCTGGTCGGGTCGACCTCCGCCGGGGGAATCCTGGTCTGCTCCGAGACGCACTACTTGCCCTACATGAACCTGCGGCCGTTCCGGGTGAATGCCGGCGCGGTCCACTCCTACATCTGGATGCCCCGGAATACCGCCGGCTATCTCTCCGAACAGGAGGCCGGCAGCCAAGTGCTCTGCGTCGACTGGCGGGGAGCGACGCGGGTCCTCACGGTCGGCCGGGTGAAGACCGAGATCCGGCCGCTGCTGTTGATCAAAGGCGAGATCGAAGGGACCGAACTGAATGTGATCGTGCAAGACGACTGGCATATCCGGCTGATGGGAGCCGACGGCAAACCGCGGAACGCCACGCTGATCCGACCCGGCGATTCGCTGTTGGGCCATCTCTGCCAGCCCGGCCGTCATGTGGGGATCGGTGTCGGTGAGACCATTATCGAACGCTGA
- a CDS encoding tetratricopeptide repeat protein: MRKFSLLSQMKKAPADDSGGPDRFQQAVRLHQSGLSGDKQAVREALNLLEGLQRELPEHHGVLAYYGSTLCLLGRDLTDPVERSATVIKGLKLLDQAVASEPDQFEIRIIRGNVCLNLPEIYFHRNATAVEDFQYLLSCCENYPDGIPSELYLEMLYNLSLAYSNLGKTADAAAVRDRLLAEAQDPKYRLLLEQEPARNGSAGQFLVLLQPLPTVLAEGERLHQRALAGEKQELRRAMDFFAKAQVFYPENQVFKACHADCVSLLGRDASNTGEMFANAIKAMKTIDAAVVSEPDNLKLRLIRARHSMRLPELFFARTATAITDFEYLAERRRRDPGLLTEEQWGEILFNLGQCYQRLGMDAEAEAVYQELSPTADPELQRRIAANIANSRPPEPVAGLSLSADRAGFYAEAKRLHDLGVAGNKTAARMGLELWEQAHSRDPQDPVALGYYGSSLALNGRYASDTNGMFGAAIKGLKLLNEAVSQAPDHWELRLLRGYLAYSLPEAFFHTTRQAIADFQYLIGAYRQDNRIFPADLQERLVADLAAAVRRAGSE, from the coding sequence ATGCGAAAGTTTTCTTTATTGTCACAAATGAAAAAAGCGCCGGCTGACGACTCGGGCGGACCGGACCGGTTTCAGCAAGCCGTGCGGTTGCATCAGAGCGGATTATCCGGCGACAAGCAAGCGGTGCGGGAGGCTTTGAATCTTCTGGAAGGACTCCAAAGGGAACTTCCCGAGCATCACGGGGTGCTCGCCTATTACGGAAGCACCCTTTGCTTGCTGGGCCGGGACCTGACGGACCCGGTGGAACGCTCGGCTACCGTCATCAAGGGTTTGAAGCTGTTGGATCAGGCCGTGGCCAGCGAACCCGATCAGTTTGAGATCCGGATCATCCGGGGCAATGTCTGTCTGAACCTGCCGGAGATCTATTTTCACCGCAATGCGACCGCGGTTGAGGATTTTCAGTATTTGCTTTCCTGCTGTGAAAATTACCCCGATGGCATTCCGTCCGAATTATACCTGGAGATGTTGTATAACTTGAGTCTCGCCTATTCCAATCTGGGGAAAACAGCCGACGCGGCGGCGGTCCGGGACCGGTTGCTGGCGGAAGCCCAGGACCCCAAGTACCGGCTGCTCCTTGAGCAGGAACCGGCCCGGAACGGTTCGGCCGGGCAATTTCTGGTTTTGCTCCAGCCATTGCCTACCGTGCTGGCGGAAGGAGAACGCCTTCATCAGCGGGCCTTGGCCGGGGAGAAACAGGAGCTCCGCCGAGCCATGGACTTTTTCGCCAAAGCCCAGGTTTTCTATCCCGAGAACCAAGTATTCAAAGCCTGCCATGCCGACTGCGTTTCGTTGCTGGGGCGCGACGCCTCGAATACCGGCGAGATGTTCGCCAATGCCATCAAGGCGATGAAAACGATCGACGCGGCGGTGGTCAGTGAGCCCGATAACCTGAAGCTCCGTCTGATCCGGGCGCGCCACAGCATGCGGCTCCCGGAACTATTCTTTGCCCGTACCGCCACCGCGATTACTGACTTTGAATACTTGGCGGAACGCCGTCGCCGGGACCCCGGCCTTTTGACGGAGGAGCAATGGGGGGAGATCTTATTTAACCTCGGACAATGTTACCAGCGTCTGGGCATGGACGCCGAAGCGGAGGCGGTCTATCAGGAGTTGTCGCCCACTGCGGATCCGGAGCTTCAGCGGCGGATCGCGGCGAACATCGCCAACAGCCGTCCGCCCGAGCCGGTGGCCGGGCTATCCCTCAGCGCGGACCGGGCGGGGTTTTATGCCGAAGCCAAGCGGCTGCACGATCTGGGCGTGGCCGGGAATAAAACCGCCGCCCGGATGGGGCTGGAACTGTGGGAGCAAGCCCACTCCCGGGATCCCCAGGATCCGGTGGCCCTGGGCTACTACGGCAGTTCCCTGGCCTTGAACGGCCGGTATGCCTCGGATACCAACGGAATGTTCGGCGCCGCAATCAAGGGTTTGAAGCTGTTGAACGAAGCGGTGAGTCAGGCTCCGGACCATTGGGAGCTCCGGCTGCTCCGCGGGTACCTGGCTTACTCTTTGCCGGAGGCGTTTTTCCATACCACCCGGCAGGCCATCGCCGATTTTCAGTACTTGATCGGAGCTTACCGGCAGGATAACCGGATTTTCCCGGCGGATCTGCAGGAGCGGCTGGTGGCCGATCTGGCCGCCGCCGTGCGCCGGGCCGGATCCGAGTGA
- a CDS encoding phenylacetate--CoA ligase family protein yields the protein MDQQTTLAALNALLQHCQKAPFYRERFSGEPLRSLAEFQRIPLATKAELRAASPFGLVCLDRSELYQYHETFGTTGTPVSVWLSKQDYLDNAAALRDWGVGFHPDDLVMVRFPYSISSIAHTVTTLAQQCGACVVPAGARSTVSPFPRIVDLLRKLPVTVLACLPLQALLIAETARLLGYDPRSDFPSLRAICTAGELLAPGRRQTVAEAWGVPVFDNYGMTEIGVAVVDCPLQRPHPQTDYFYFEILREDRQTPADPGETGLLVVTTLRRRGTPLVRYLTGDRARLVPGKCACGREMTMEIRGRTEDTVTVGGRRLDLWDIEEIVAALPHRRFWVAAADGDSLRLVVEADASETSLPPELLKSLEERFGIKVSVTVVARGSLYDRDELLAVGLVGKPQYIYTAQEMAEERYLRSVRV from the coding sequence ATGGATCAGCAAACCACCTTAGCGGCACTCAATGCATTGCTGCAACATTGTCAAAAGGCGCCGTTTTACCGGGAGCGTTTCTCCGGAGAACCGTTGCGCTCTCTGGCGGAGTTTCAGCGGATTCCCCTGGCCACCAAGGCCGAATTGCGGGCGGCTTCGCCCTTCGGCCTGGTTTGCCTGGACCGGAGCGAGCTTTACCAATACCATGAGACGTTCGGGACCACCGGCACGCCGGTTTCCGTCTGGTTATCCAAGCAAGATTATCTGGACAATGCCGCCGCATTGCGCGACTGGGGGGTCGGCTTCCACCCGGATGACCTGGTGATGGTGCGCTTTCCCTACTCGATTTCGTCGATCGCGCATACCGTCACGACCCTGGCCCAGCAGTGCGGAGCCTGTGTGGTTCCGGCCGGGGCCCGCTCCACCGTCAGCCCGTTCCCGCGGATCGTCGATCTGTTGCGGAAACTGCCTGTCACCGTACTGGCCTGCCTACCGCTACAGGCGCTGTTGATCGCGGAGACCGCCCGGTTGCTGGGTTATGATCCGCGCAGCGATTTCCCCTCGTTGCGGGCCATTTGCACCGCCGGCGAACTGCTGGCGCCGGGGCGGCGGCAAACCGTGGCAGAAGCCTGGGGGGTACCGGTTTTTGATAATTACGGCATGACCGAGATCGGGGTGGCGGTAGTGGATTGTCCATTGCAGCGGCCCCATCCTCAAACGGACTATTTTTACTTTGAGATTCTGCGGGAAGACCGGCAAACCCCGGCCGACCCCGGGGAGACCGGGCTACTCGTGGTGACCACCCTGAGACGCCGGGGCACTCCCCTGGTCCGGTACCTCACCGGCGACCGGGCCCGTTTGGTTCCGGGGAAGTGCGCCTGCGGCAGGGAGATGACCATGGAAATCAGGGGCCGGACCGAGGATACCGTGACAGTGGGTGGCCGCCGGTTGGATCTCTGGGATATCGAGGAGATCGTGGCCGCATTGCCGCACCGGCGTTTCTGGGTGGCTGCCGCCGACGGCGACAGCTTGCGCCTGGTGGTCGAGGCGGACGCATCCGAAACGTCGCTCCCGCCGGAGTTGCTAAAAAGCCTCGAGGAACGGTTCGGGATCAAGGTAAGCGTCACGGTCGTCGCCCGGGGAAGCCTTTATGACCGGGATGAACTGCTGGCGGTGGGACTGGTCGGCAAGCCGCAATATATTTACACGGCGCAGGAGATGGCGGAAGAGCGCTATTTGCGATCGGTCCGGGTATAG
- a CDS encoding sugar phosphate isomerase/epimerase family protein, which translates to MTRPVTLFTAQWADLPFEEICRKASGMGFDGLEIACWGDHLDLQRAAEDPGYVAERQRVLAKYNLKCWALGAHLAGQCVADRYDPRLDNFAPAHCKGNPERIREWAIREMKYAARAAKNMGCSVVTGFTGSPIWKFWYSFPQTSEEMVTEGFREVVRLWTPIFDEFDRNGVKFALEVHPTEIAFDFYTAARLLKEFEYRPTLGFNFDPSHLLWQGMTPHLFIRDFPERIYHVHMKDAAVTLDGRAGILGSHITFGDTRRGWNFRSIGHGGVNFEEIIRELNAIGYAGPLSIEWEDSGMEREFGAKESLEYVRRIDFSPSTVAFDDAIKK; encoded by the coding sequence ATGACGAGACCGGTAACACTTTTCACTGCGCAATGGGCGGATCTGCCGTTCGAGGAGATCTGCCGCAAGGCCAGCGGCATGGGGTTTGACGGTTTGGAGATTGCCTGCTGGGGCGATCATCTGGATCTCCAGCGGGCGGCGGAGGACCCCGGCTATGTGGCGGAACGCCAACGGGTCCTGGCGAAGTACAATTTGAAATGCTGGGCATTGGGGGCTCATCTGGCCGGCCAGTGCGTAGCCGACCGCTATGATCCGCGGCTCGACAATTTCGCGCCGGCTCACTGCAAGGGGAATCCGGAGCGGATCCGCGAGTGGGCGATCCGGGAGATGAAGTATGCGGCGCGGGCCGCCAAAAACATGGGTTGTTCGGTGGTGACCGGGTTTACCGGGTCGCCGATCTGGAAGTTCTGGTATTCCTTCCCCCAGACCAGCGAGGAGATGGTAACGGAAGGGTTCCGGGAGGTGGTCCGGCTGTGGACGCCGATCTTCGACGAATTCGACCGCAACGGCGTCAAATTCGCGCTGGAGGTCCATCCCACCGAGATCGCCTTCGACTTTTACACCGCCGCGCGGTTGCTGAAAGAGTTCGAGTACCGGCCGACCCTGGGCTTCAACTTTGACCCCAGCCACCTGCTGTGGCAGGGGATGACGCCGCACCTCTTTATCCGGGACTTTCCCGAGCGCATCTATCACGTCCATATGAAGGACGCGGCCGTCACCCTGGACGGCCGGGCGGGGATCCTGGGCTCCCACATCACCTTCGGCGACACCCGGCGCGGCTGGAACTTCCGCTCCATCGGCCACGGCGGCGTCAATTTCGAGGAGATCATCCGCGAGCTGAACGCCATCGGTTATGCCGGGCCGCTCTCCATCGAGTGGGAGGACAGCGGCATGGAGCGGGAGTTTGGCGCCAAGGAGTCTTTGGAGTATGTGCGCCGGATCGATTTTAGCCCCTCCACGGTCGCTTTTGACGACGCGATCAAGAAATGA